The Chrysiogenia bacterium DNA segment GTGCGCGGCGCAGGTTGCCCGGCTCCATTACGTTGAAGATGTGGAGCTTCTTGCAGCTCTGCGCGCGGGTCAGATACTCGATCACCGAGCGCTCCACGACCAGGTCATTGAGGTCGCGCTCGATGAGCTCCTTCGCGCTGATCTCGGGAATGAACTCAGCGTCGGGATTCTTCTTGGGGTCGTCGGTAAAGAGGCCCTTTTCATCCTTGGCAAAGTAACACATCGGGCAGCCCAGCGCCTCGGCGGCAAGGAACACGCCGGCGTCGGTGCGGTTGGGCGGAATGCGCGTGCCCGGCGCAGGCTTTTCCCAGTACTCGTGCGGCGGCATGCCCGACATGATTGGGATGCAGCCAAGGCGGAAGTAGAGCGGAAGCTTCTCAAAATCATCGGGCATGATGTAGATGCCGCCCTCTTTGGCCAGGAGCATCTGTAGCATACGCGCGTTCTGGCGCGGCACGGCGCCGCCCACGCGGGCCATGATGCCCGTGGGGACTTCGAGGTCGAGGCCGAGCTGGTAGGCGTGACGCGCGCGCGTGCCGCCACCGGCGCCCAGCAGGATATGAAAATCCTTGGCACACTCGGC contains these protein-coding regions:
- a CDS encoding uridine kinase: MSESPERMTIHAELDETSTPLMHILPDTRIIKVGGQSIMDRGSAALFPFIKEVAECAKDFHILLGAGGGTRARHAYQLGLDLEVPTGIMARVGGAVPRQNARMLQMLLAKEGGIYIMPDDFEKLPLYFRLGCIPIMSGMPPHEYWEKPAPGTRIPPNRTDAGVFLAAEALGCPMCYFAKDEKGLFTDDPKKNPDAEFIPEISAKELIERDLNDLVVERSVIEYLTRAQSCKKLHIFNVMEPGNLRRALSGEHVGTIIYAD